A segment of the Bacillus sp. es.034 genome:
AAGCAAAATGAACGAAATCACGATCAAAAAGATGATCCCAATGAAGATCGGGACCGCTTGAAACATAAAATCTCCACCACCATACATCCTCATTTCCCCCTTTGACTCTTTTTCTACATTTTAACATTTTAATACGTATATGAGTGGGGGATTCTGATGATGACAAATAAAAAAAGCCAGCCCCCACTGCGATTCTGTTAGGGGCTGACGACAAAACGAATTCACCCTGTCGGATGCTTCATCTTATCCATGATCATCGTAAAATAATTCTTCTTCAACGGTCCGGATGCATGGGGGATTTCGTATAATGCAGGTTCTTTTTTCTCCACGAGCTTTGAAGAATATACTTGTGTTCCCTCCATCATCCGGCGAATGGAAGAGGTCAATTCTTCACTCGGACTATCCTTCAATAAGTAACCGTCTGCACCCGCATCCTGTACCTTTTCAAGATTTCCCTCTTTGGGGAATGTTGCGAGTACGAGCAGTCGACATTCCAGCACTTCCAGAGGTCCGTCCCTCAGTAGATGTTCGATGTTAAGGATAAGGAGGTCTGGTTGCATGTTGTGGATGAGTTCCAGTGCATGCTCCCTGTCCCTCGACTTCCCCACTATTTCCATATCTTCTTCAAGGTTGAGTAGTGAGCCGATTGTTCCTAACACCCATTCTTCATCCTCTGCTATCACAATGCGAATCATATGCGTCCTCTCCTTTTAACACCGTATCAAGTAAAGACTCTCCTTATATGAAGATTCATAAGGAGAGTCGGCTCTGTTTATAATTCAGGTTTGGCTTCTGTAGAGATGCGCGCGTTCGATTTCCTTGAGGATTTGAGACCTCTAAAGCTTACAAACGTCTTATTTTCTTCATCCCATAATTTGAAGCGAAGAGATTTCAAGCTCGTTACGAGTGAAATCGTCGGTACATTCTGTAAGGGCTCCGAGTTCACATGAGCCTGTTCCAGCTTGTAATTCGGTACTCTTGGACTCAGATGGTGGACATGGTGATAGCCGATATTCCCTGTCAGGAACTGCATGATTTTCGGAAGTTTATAAAAGGAGCTTCCCTCAACGGCCGCCAATACATACTGCCACTCTTTGTCTTCTTCAAAATACGAATCCTCAAACGTATGCTGTACATAAAACAACCAGATTCCGATCGAGCCTGAAACCATGAAGATCGAACCCTGTACGAGCAGGAATTCCTGCCACCCAAGCATGACAGAAAGAAGTGCAATGAGAGCCACGATGATGACATTCACTAAATACGTGTTATTGCGCTCTTTCTTACGTGCATTTTTACGATTGAATCGGTTTTTCAAAAGAAATACATAAATCGGTCCCAGAACGAACATGACGAACGGATTACGGTAAAAACGATAGGCTAAACGTGTTTTCAAAGGTGCTGCTATATATTCGTCGATGGTAAGGGTCCAGATATCACCGGTTCCTCGTTTATCCAGATTCCCACTTGTCGCATGGTGGACGGCATGATCATGTCCCCACTGATCGAACGGGAACAGTGTCAGTACACCCATGGCCGTTCCGACTGCCCGGTTGGCTTTACGGCTTTTAAAGAAAGAAAAATGGGTGCAATCATGAAAGATAATGAAGATCCTCGTCAAGAATCCTGCGGCAATCACGATTGGAACGAGTGCCAGCCAGTATGATACCGACAGACTTTGATACGCAAGGAACCATAATAGAAAGAACGGTCCAAGCGTGTTGATGATCTGCCATACACTTTCCTTCGTTGTAGACTTTTCATAAGGAGCAACTTCTTTTTTCAGCGTTTTTATATTTGTCATGTCATTATTCCCTTCGTTTAAGGCGTTGAATTCATTATAGGATAAGAGGAAGCATCATGTTAGTAGTAGGTGTCATATGCTGGGCATGACAAATGTCATAAGGGAGAAATTGTCATGCGTTTACATTGTCTGGAACCCTTGATAATACTGACTTCCTCTCACTCATCCTAACGTTCAATTACCTTTATTATTTTTGGGAAAAAGAAATATATTCTTATTTTGGTGAAAAAGTGTCATAAAAAAGAGCGTGGTCTCCCACACTCTCTACGCGCATACTAGTATCTGTCTGACAAATCGTCCTTTACTTACTTCACAACGGTCGACAATATCGAAGCCCGCTTTTTCAACATTTCTATCCACATCTTCCAACGTCACGATCACGACCTTTTCAGAGAATCGTCTCGCACTCTTGAGCATTTCAAGTTGTTCATCATCCGTTATGACGGAGCAGAGATTATAAGGTAGATCAATGACCGCAACATCGTAGCTGCCGGTTACATCATTGATGTCTCTTAATGACACTTCCCCTTCCAATCCAAAATGAGCGATATTTTCCCTTACTCCGTCGAGGATCAACGGATTGCGGTCACTGCCTACAATATCGATACCCATGGACAGGGCTTCTACCAGGACCGTCCCGATTCCGCAGCATGGATCGATCATCTTGATGTCTTCCGTTTCGGGAGCCGCAATGTTCACGACGGCTCTTGCCACACGGGTACTCAGTGCAGTGGAATAGCTGTGAGGCTTTTTCACATGATGCAGCCATATCGCTTCATTTTTTATATAAGCTCCAAACACCCAGCGTTCACCCGTGTTGATGACACCATACCAAATATGGGGATCGACAAGTTCCGCTTCGCCTTTCAGATGCAGGCCGATTTCCTTCTCGATCCTCCGCAGTTTCTTAAAGCCGACTCTGTCACCATCAGGGTTTTGTACAAATACGACCTTGAATCCGTCCACTGCGTCTAACTTCTCTATGTTATGAAGTAATTCTTCCAATTCAGCACCTTCGCATATGATCTCCAGTCTTTCCCGGATGAAAGGGCTTCTGCTTGGATCGACCTTCACCGTACTTTCGAGAATACTGGATTCAGAAGCCTGTCCGAACAGGATGCGCCTTTCCAACGCACATAGCGACTCTTCGTTCGGCTCCCAAGAAAACGTATATAAATAGTTTTTCGTTTCTATTGTAATCAACTCCGTGTGATGTTTTGCATTTAACCATTGTATCATAAAAAAGGG
Coding sequences within it:
- a CDS encoding response regulator, translated to MIRIVIAEDEEWVLGTIGSLLNLEEDMEIVGKSRDREHALELIHNMQPDLLILNIEHLLRDGPLEVLECRLLVLATFPKEGNLEKVQDAGADGYLLKDSPSEELTSSIRRMMEGTQVYSSKLVEKKEPALYEIPHASGPLKKNYFTMIMDKMKHPTG
- a CDS encoding fatty acid desaturase — protein: MTNIKTLKKEVAPYEKSTTKESVWQIINTLGPFFLLWFLAYQSLSVSYWLALVPIVIAAGFLTRIFIIFHDCTHFSFFKSRKANRAVGTAMGVLTLFPFDQWGHDHAVHHATSGNLDKRGTGDIWTLTIDEYIAAPLKTRLAYRFYRNPFVMFVLGPIYVFLLKNRFNRKNARKKERNNTYLVNVIIVALIALLSVMLGWQEFLLVQGSIFMVSGSIGIWLFYVQHTFEDSYFEEDKEWQYVLAAVEGSSFYKLPKIMQFLTGNIGYHHVHHLSPRVPNYKLEQAHVNSEPLQNVPTISLVTSLKSLRFKLWDEENKTFVSFRGLKSSRKSNARISTEAKPEL
- a CDS encoding RsmD family RNA methyltransferase, coding for MIQWLNAKHHTELITIETKNYLYTFSWEPNEESLCALERRILFGQASESSILESTVKVDPSRSPFIRERLEIICEGAELEELLHNIEKLDAVDGFKVVFVQNPDGDRVGFKKLRRIEKEIGLHLKGEAELVDPHIWYGVINTGERWVFGAYIKNEAIWLHHVKKPHSYSTALSTRVARAVVNIAAPETEDIKMIDPCCGIGTVLVEALSMGIDIVGSDRNPLILDGVRENIAHFGLEGEVSLRDINDVTGSYDVAVIDLPYNLCSVITDDEQLEMLKSARRFSEKVVIVTLEDVDRNVEKAGFDIVDRCEVSKGRFVRQILVCA